The genomic interval GGGTGGCAAGCTGACTTCATCTGACACGTCGAAGCCGATCGCTGGAGGAAGATCCACGCCGTCCTAAATTATTACCCAGTTACGTTAGTCACTGTCATAAATTGTGGGCCGATTTAGTTAATCACTGTCATAAATTGTGGATCGATTTAGTTAATCACTGTCATAAATTGTGGGCTGATTTTGAACACTGTCATAAGTTTTGATCCAATTTTGTTAAATGTTGTCAAAATTAtgtctacaactaaattttgaTACGCTTTAAAATCCCCGACACAAAAAAAGTAGTGTTAAAAGTTTGTCTGATGTCTGTATCTGTCATTACGTCTGAATAGATTCTCAGATAATATGATTTAGGTTTAGAGGATACGAAGGGGATGTTTAGTCTTAGTTTTTAATTGGTACTTAATGACATGTTTGTATCTAAATGATCGAATTTAGTTAAATTGTGAGTACTTAGTAACGATATATAGTAAtgatgtttgaaaaaaaatattgttaagttAGTGATTgatatagtaaattaaaattttatggaattttaaattatacatttctttcatttttaaacatacttttAGAAATGATCTTTAAAATGAATGTTGTTTAAAATCTAGATTATGTCATTAATTGGAACCAAAGAAAGGTTGACATTCCGCAGGGTTCACGACAGACAGGCGACGACTGTCTGTCGTACAAAATATGCCTTATCCCAAACACCTTTAAGACAGACTTCAAGTTTGAAATACATATGTTGTGGCGACCCCACATAACGTAGGATAATGGGCAAGATTGTTTAGATTACTTGAAACAGTTAATTTGAGAGTAGTTCGagtactatattttattaatattaagattattttataggagtttgtaatattataatataaaatactcacTTCAAATTCATGTCATTAATTCAAGTTAGACTTCTAACCTTTTCAAGAGATTAGTGTAAATTTGTCAAATGGTGTGTTCATGAGTACTGTCGTGTAAATGTGTAAATTAGGTACTCTCTAAGAACATTTTAACACAGAGTAGGTACTTTGCGACATGTTTAAAAGTTCCAagagtttaattaataatttgcaCATCATTAAACATTGAAAAgtaaatatatcaaattaaaatatttttttagcattatatttttgtaactcaCCAGTCTCACTAGTTTAGGAAACTTCTTCCGGACGTCACTGGATAAACATGGCAAGATATAATTCTGAAACTCACACACATTAGTAACATTTACAGCAGAGCGATTCTGTATCCCAGTTGACATCATATTTATATAACCACTTTGGAAAGTTGCAAAATTGTATCTGCCAACCAAGCTGAAATGCACACAGTAGGAAAATTAAGTGTCAGAAATCGAAATATtgatttaacaatttatttggtTGAACctttccacagtggctagctaaatttggtaCTGAGTTATAGAATCGGCCTGCAGTAAAGTTTGCAAAGTAATTTAAACCGAAATGCTTATTTTGATGAACTAGTTACTTTGCTAACTTTACAGTATCTCTAAGATGATTtttgacaaataataaataacagatCTACGTAGGTGACATATTGAGCCAATTGCAATTACGAAAACTGCAGTTGCCACAAATCTTTCAACAATAAGGTTTTTTCACACAAGCAGGATTTCCGTATACTTTTTTACCAGACAAGCTTTTATATGACACATACAGTGAGATATAGACTATACAGTGATATGGTCACATGATACCGTTAACGACATGGCCTATTGCTATAATAGTGATTATACtacttgtaaatgaaaaccgaaatagtgCTTTAGATGCTtcatatgtacattatttactgtctctgatacttatctgtgaaaccgaaacgctaaaagtttcactcgaaaaaaaaaacttgtatcatcacctgcaaaagtaaaatcaagtgtctCCTGTCATTTTTTAAGGGAcccgtcgcgtagcgtaggtactatgcacgcgtagatcttttatcttcaatagggttgtcgtaagtaaacacttgaaaatattttgaattaattccttttgatttaatatttttacaggaaaaTTCCTCGTGATGtttacttatgcacccttcaacagtatttcgtaattccgttatacgttgcatacatatatatatatatatatatataaaatatttaaccacTCCCACAGTCACAGGTATGGCAAAttcgtgaataaataaatatcaacccAGGAATCGAGCCCCAGGCCTCGGACTTAAACGACCTCGGACGAAAAGCAGTgtaaataaaacacacacattgccatctagccccaaagtaagcgtagcttgtgttatgtgtaataagatgactgatgaatattgttatgaataacatacataaataataagcaatatacatataaacacccagtcactgaaaaacattgatgctcatcacacaaacattttccagttgtgggaatcgaacccacggctttggacttagaaagcaggccGTCAAACAATCGTGTTTAAAACTCATGCTGTTTTAATGCTCGGACAATCGAGCTCGAGCAATCAGCTGTGTGATAGGTAGGCTATTTGATAGAAACCATACATATGAGAAAAATGCTTTGCAATTCATTGACATTACTGACTCAGCTAGCTTAAGACTAACTATGGATGTTTGGTTACCGGGACAAACATTGTATACCTTTCACCATTAATTTGGCAGTATACTACTTCACTAGGTTATGTAAGAGTTGAGATATATATGGAATTGGCATTTGTCAAATCTGGTAAGATATCATCAGCGATTGGAATAAGTAGGGCAATACCAGGTCAATAACTGCAAACATATTGTTAAAGGGCTTATGTAGTTCTACATGTAATGCACACAATGTTTCTTTGAAACGTTTTCCCTTGCAAATAAACGTATTGAAAGAGAAAACTATGTTTAGAAAACAAAATGCATTTACCACATAGCTTATGTATTTGCAATGTAttaagctagtttaaaataaaggcaaatctatttgattttaaatattccattatattttattccttaaaagttttaaaacttacaaATCCAACTCTTTTAGATTTAATAAATCCTTATAAGTATGCCATAAAATTCTACAAAGTAGCACTACTTTTAACAATTACTGGTAATCAACATTATATGACAATATCTAAATGTTTCATATATAATCTGAGTTCAGTACATAAGGTACAAGCTTgggcccagtggcgtgcacaggaatttgtaTTGGGGTAAGCACAAagcagtaaaatggcataaaaggTCAAAatcacatcacatcacatcTGTTGCCGTTCATATGAAAACGTTaaggtaggcagcgcttttaggaatgtatgaagtgcacgccactttatATTAAACACAAGTACACAACTCTGTATCTGTATGACAGCTACATGGTAGGGATGGTGTTGTATAGCTACAATGCACTGGTATACTGATGTAATATAATGCACAACAAGAAAGCTATTAATGTGTGAAAGTTATTGTACTGTCAACCATAAATAGGTATCTTAGGTGACAAAACCTTTCCTATTTCTCATCCTGAAATGTTATGAAGGATAAAATCccatgtttatgtattttttgaatattgtatTTAATGTCTTAGTATTTGTCCTCAAATAAAACTACATAAGTAAACTTATGGTGTTATCAACGTAACTTCCATCCGTAAAGATCCTTTAAAACCTTATAATGGTGTCAACCATACAATGATGTTTCAGATGGTAACACCAACAGATATTTCACAATGTGTGGCACAAAAATCACCAGTTTCAGCAATTCTCCCTCAGCCATGGAAAATTAACAAGCAAATAACATTACCTCACGTAAATGTCATGGTCACTGAACCTTTTCACCATGGGGTTTCCTTTCAGGTACAGCTCCACAAGTGGGAGAGGCTTTAACGGATCCATTGATCCTAGGAATGGTATCTGAAAATGACAATGACTTTAATGACATACATGTGTGATGCATGAGTTACATCTATATTCTTAAAATGaccggcctaaacccttcttttAGGTGGAAggaaacctgtgccctgtagtgagccagtaattagtttatatgatgaattatataataaaagtgtaacaaattctgtacattgaagatattctATAATAGATACTGCAGACTGTCTGTCTAGCACATTTATGAGGAGTTGAGTGCTAGGACTAATTAAACAATGTTAGAAATTTTCATAGTTAACTTTAGCGTTAAAATAAATGAGAATTTGATTCTTCCTTTAacaattactattctttgttagtgataggaGCTGCTGCTATATTTTACATTTCCAGTAAGATTGAAAAAACTGTatgtttggtatctgatttactGTGGTATAGACTATAGACTATGACGCCGCGTCTCGTAATTTACGCGGGCAAGGCCGCAGGACATATCTAGTGCATCATATGTTTGCCACTTTACCCTATAAGGCAGGTTGAAAATGAAACCCAAATGATCAAGTGGGAGGTAGTAGGGGTAACAATTAAAGTTTGAACAAACTGAAATGGTTAGTGTGCTTTTACCATGGTCTGTATGGAATTAACCATTAGTATATGCATAGGCAGATAAATATTGTATCTCCTCATTATAACTACTGACAATGGATAAAATTTACTTCCAAACCGGAAGGAAGAGTTTACTCTGAGTTTTTATTTCCTCCTGTTCGACCATGCTTGAAGAGTGAATAAAACAGTGGGAGATGACAAAcagtttgtcctttcttcatgAAGAGAATGTCTTCTGCTCATTTTAGCCATGCGGGTTGATGGTATTAAAGTGCTAACTTGTCttagaattataaaaacaaaatagttcTTCCTCGGACTCTTTCATAAGAGCCCTATTAACCACTGCAGATGTTCCTTGACCTAGTTTTGACTATGAATATGCCTTGTTTCATAGTTGACGTATATATctaaattgcaaaataaaaagacaaCTTACCCTATTGTCACCTAAGTATaagatttttaggttttttagcTTAGGGCACATAATCTTCAAATGTTCAATGCCATGGAGCTTGTTGTCATTCAGATTCAAAGCTTCTAGATCAGGAATGTTTTCTGCTATTATATCTATTGCAGCCAGCATTATCATAGGACGGAATAATGCACAGAAAATGTCACATAAATctgtaacaattattaaaacaatattagttCTTATGTTTCAATGAACATCagaaatttgtaaataatgaaaataataataaaaagtttcatgtatTAATGTTGTATGTCTCGGTATGATTTTGGTTTGGTTGCAAGATTATTACTATGATCTGATATATTGACTGCAGGAtggggcagtgggcagcaaccctgctttctaagtccaaggctgtgggtttgatccacacaattggaaaatgtttgtctgatgaccgtgaatgtttttcagtgtctggctgtttatctgtatattataagtatttatgtgtattatattcataaaaatattcatcagctatcttattatccacaacacaagctatgcttactttggggctagatggcgatgtgtgttttgtcgtagtatatgtatttatttattacagtgtCATGTAGTTGCTAAAAACTATACCAATGTAGCTGAAACCCCCGCTGAACTGGCTACAACAGGCTAGTTACTGCCTTACCCACCTGGTGTGCCCCACCAATAGATTGAGCTTCCCTGTATGATGTTGCATAGAAACAGATAAGTCGGGCTTCAATACgattgccatacccctaacaggtaagcctgtCACCATCTTGGGGTCCATTATTACTTAACCGTAGATGGAGGAAATAGGCAAACAATTCAACATAAGAGGCCCTGCTAGTAGACTTGCATTAATACTACTCTGGAAGAATGTTTCTGCAGCATGAACATGTCTtgctaaatatcacttgctttaacagtaaagGTAAACATTCCTaaaatttctccataatgtctcCAGAGGCAATGTCTACCAATCAGAACGGCACTTGGCAAGGGTGGTGTAACTGCAAGTACCCTTCTATTTGCATTTTGGATTTGAGCCCTGTTCCATAGTGGGCAAGTGATGGGTAAATTACGGTGTTTACTTGTTTCGCATTTGCTATGCaagttatttaaacaatatttacctGGGTCAGCATGGAACTTTGTTAAATCCAATGCTTTCGTAGCAGCATTATATCTCTTAGCCATAGCAAGCTTCATTTTCTCCTTCATACTATCATCAATTACCACATTGGGCACAGAGTTGCGAACAATCACGACCAGTTTGAAACCATCAGACATAACAATCTTTCTGTCAGCGTAGAATAGTTTCTCTGCTATTTTCACATCATCAACATAAAATACAGCTGCATTgccattaattttgtaatagtgTGGTATGAACACATCTGGTGACAAATAACTCAAAAGTACTCTTAAAATAACATCTTTCTCATGCTTGGCTCCATATGGTATGATAACTTGATACCAAGGTAGTAAACCAGCTATGAACTTCTTTCTTGCAGCTGGTCTTGGTGCAGGAGACCCAAGTCTGCCTCCTCTAGTTCTGAAGCCTTTTCTGTTAGGCCCTTGACCCCCAGATGCCCCCATATCGATGTCCCCATCCAACAATAGCTGCGATGCGTCATTCCAAGATCTAAATTTGTTCTTTCCTTTATTTGTATTAGTTTTAAAGCTGACTCGTCTGGTATTATTGGAGTGTGAGCGATCATCATGTTCTGTAAATCGAAAAAGGTATTATACAAATGCAATCAGAAACTTACTACAAGACATtcgtaagtatataaaaaacaaaaaagtatataataaggCCACGTTGAGTGTGGTACTAACTTAAGTTATCGGAATTTTCCAGTAGCGTTTATGATTAAAGCGtataaatttcttattatacatATTCCTAACATAACATATATTAAATATGCTCACCAAAATGATCATTTGGCTTCCAATTCCTTAGCCTTCCTCCACGCTTGGGCATGTTGTTTACAAAAATGTTGCACAAGTTAACCACTAATAAGGTTAATTTTTATAAGCCTTGACAGTTATAAAACAGTGTTTATGTACTTGGATAAATTAATATCTTGATGAAATAGTTAACAATCAAAAAGtgggtaatattatttttttattctactagcAAAATGTTATCGCCAAATAGGTACTAATTTTCTCCGTAATGGCGCGACGAGGTTGACGATTGACGTCACAATTTGTAAGAATACCGTCAATGGTGTTGCCAGAATCAATCATGAAAAACAACTAGTCAAGAAGAGCTGTTGATCCTTCAACGAAGTCAAGGTTTGAAAAAcaaattgtatatttaaatgGTGGTTATTCATCAGAGGTCGTGGGTCTGACACCGGTTGTTGACCACTTGTAGCATTGAGGGTAAATATACagcattatatattaaatgtataaaacaaaACTGTAAAAATGCAGGGTTTGTAAATATGGGCATAAGCATTTATGTTGTAACTACACGCTTTTTACACTTTAGGATGGATGATTTATAtttctcaaaaataaaaatattttttacttaacaatttattGTATTCACTTCACTCCCACTTTACACTGaagatttatttgtaattagCCTCACAGTTCATAGCATACCGTTTGAAATGTGAAATTATTCGTTGGCTGGCTTTGCAACGGCGGAACAACTGACATACTATGACgacattaaatcatttttttcccTTTCGAAACCGTTAACTACCAACCAGTTAAGCCTCCAAATTCTACAAGAAATTGCTACAAGGGTTTGACTTATATTAATACCCTGATACGATAATATCGTAACCATGATTATTAGCTTTTTTCTAGAGCTGACTGAAGTATGATGAAAACACACTGGCTGCTGTCGTTATTTTGCTCTGCTATTTCCCACTTATTCTTTTATGAGTACCGAAggaacttttttattaatcccAGAGATGCTTGTACGTCGCATTTAATGTGATGCTTCAAATGGCGAATTTTAGAGATAATCTGttgaatttaagtttttattatttaggcaCTTATGGCACCACCACTGCGTTAGCTTATATTATGCCGAAAACTTCACTTTTTTGATGATTTTGGTCGTATACTTATAGCTTATTGAGCCAGCAAAAATTATTTGCACAATAATTGTCATGCATGGCTGCTATTTTGTTAACTAAAGGAAATGCCGGCCAAGTACGTAAGATATTCAACTCCTTTAaacatttgttatttatgtaatgtgTCGTGAAATCATAAGATaaaggaataaaattaaattgactaACACAACCTTTTTTATACAAATCGAAGACTAGGTACAAACTCATTCCtaccaaaaatataaaactactaAGCTTATGGGATCATTATTATAGATTATATCTACCTTTGTCTATGGAGCACGCTTATTAGGCAGTTTCATTTAAcgcaatttattttacatttttgttattttcatttttatttttatattgcacaTACTCagatctttaaaaatattactattaaattaatgcaatttattgattttgttaaatatttgtatttcatatcataaaatatttgtaaaacctTAGTATTTCCTTACGAACGAGCTCCTTAAAATGGAACGCACTGGCAACCatagtgtttaaaaataaaaacgaccACAGACAAAATTCGTGTGCTTTTCATCGAGTCTGCCATGTTTTGTCCTACTTGTCGCGCTTGATCAACGCGTTCGCGATTTCTGttgtaaactattattttactgAATGTTTCACAGGCTgtgttttgtttacaaatagTGTAATTAATGACTTTATAATTACGCTAATGAAATGTGTAATCAATCAATTGCTTTTGATACTGGTGTATAATGGTGTAGTTTGCATTtcataaaaatttgaaattgttCACAAGCTTGCTATTGCAGCCGTGAACAGAGAGATTCCGTCACGATTTTAAAAATCGTAACAGTTTATTCGGTATAGTGTTAATATGTAAGTTTGATCCTGTGACGCAACCCACGTGCACATAATTTATCAAGCATCTCATGcacatttgttattattttgttcgCGGCTCGCGAGTTCGATTCGAGCCCGCAAGGATCGGATCGAAGAAGGGAAATCGTGTCGTCCGTCTTGCTCCCTCCCGTCGCGGTTCGGTTGCATCCATTCATTTTCGTAAACCGAAATAGATTTTTTGGTCTAGTGCAATAATTGTTTTGGTGTGCGGGTCCTGAGGCCGTGGGCAGCGGGCGCTGTGTTTGGTGGCGGTGTCCGCACACGTGAGTCGTGACGCGGCCGAGTGTTGGGTATCAGTCTGGTAGGGTCGCGGCGGGCACGCCAGGCTTCAGTCGCCTGCAGTGCGGAGCGCGGTGGCAGAGGCCCGAGCCGAGGTGAATCACCGCGCGGTGCCGTGTTGATCGTGCTTGTTTACCCGCGAGTGCAGCGTTGAGTGCGTGAGCGGAAGTGCAAAGGCATGTGCGGCGCGGGCTGGCGCCGATGACACCGCCGTCCGATGCGACGGCGCTTTGAGCCAGTGATCGAGTGTTAGATATTATGTTTCTTGGGTTATGAGTGTGTGACGAAGTTGTAGTGTATTGAGGACACTGGAGCCCCTAGACGGAGTTGGGCCCGCTGGGGCGGCCCTGGTGCTTCTCGGGGCTCCGCACGAAGGCAAAATGGCAGCGTGGAACCGCCACCACCACTTCAACATGCTCATGGACGAGAATGCGAAAAACAAGTGTGAGTATCACtttcaataaacaaatacaatataatttagtaGTAGCATCACATGGTGATTTGTACACTGTAAATCATAAATCATCACTAACAAATCAACAAACGCTGGACTTAGGTTGTTTATGGAGTTTTATAAAATGAGGGTGGACAAAATCTCATTGCTGATTTAAAACAACtcagaacttttttttatgttaggaATTGAATATCCAACTAGCCTTCATATTTGTGTATTTACAgttcaaatttatattaataatttaattaatgttatttagtTTTGCTGCAACAAAACTAAGTTACATTAAAAGAAGTTTTAAAGTTTTGGCATGATGTATAACACTAAATGACAACATTTTGCTCAAGAAAAGAGATGCTTCTACCAACAATCATTATGTATAGAGTAACAAAATAACATTGCAAATTATTCTTATCTGTTAATAATGTGATCTTGCTCAGAAATGTACTGTACAAATAAGAGTATAGATAAACCTTTGGGCATTGCAACCACATAGTACAAATTCTTTAGTATACATATCAATAATTAAACTGAATCAAATATATCATAATTCATAAATCCTATCTTTCTCCAGATTTCTCTATTCAAGAGGGATTGGTGAGAATTGGTTGATCACCCCCAAGGTGTCAATTTGTCTAAAGATTTGATTACAAACTTTATCTTAAAacagagtaatttttttttgttgaaaaagtGAAGTGAACAACCTGTGAAATATCCTGAACATATAGCATTTTTCCAATAACTTTTATTAGCTATTTAAATGTTCATAGActttaaaagaaattacaaatgcattattattgaaatagtctatgaaattttatttaatttttaaaatctgatttctttatttatgctTTCCTTGACCTATGTATGTATTTTCAATGGAGACTACTGAATAGTTGCATTGAGAGTCCTAACCTTTAAGATAAAATGCTAAAATTGGAAGCAGTGATTGATTATATGCTAACAAGTTGCCCAATATTGATCATGCAACCTGAAGTATATTGAACAAGTAACCTGGCAACAAAATTCACAAAGCGACACAAGTAGTCAGTCTATATATTTGTGACATAATGGCACAAAGACAAATGTAAGCAAAGTCCACTTTTTTCCTTGCCTTAAGATgttaacaatcttttcattattttaattttataatgaaaatatacttCAATAAAAAGACActcttttttacataaaaataatcattttttaaatattaagttattaggaaacaagttaataaaattgatatttatttgtcaaacctatgttctatttttgaatatttttttaaacctgttTAACACTAAAAATAACCATTAGATTAGAAATGGAAACTACCTAACCTTAAATGTGCATGTCTATTATTTATCA from Pararge aegeria chromosome 18, ilParAegt1.1, whole genome shotgun sequence carries:
- the LOC120631373 gene encoding nuclear RNA export factor 1, which codes for MPKRGGRLRNWKPNDHFEHDDRSHSNNTRRVSFKTNTNKGKNKFRSWNDASQLLLDGDIDMGASGGQGPNRKGFRTRGGRLGSPAPRPAARKKFIAGLLPWYQVIIPYGAKHEKDVILRVLLSYLSPDVFIPHYYKINGNAAVFYVDDVKIAEKLFYADRKIVMSDGFKLVVIVRNSVPNVVIDDSMKEKMKLAMAKRYNAATKALDLTKFHADPDLCDIFCALFRPMIMLAAIDIIAENIPDLEALNLNDNKLHGIEHLKIMCPKLKNLKILYLGDNRIPFLGSMDPLKPLPLVELYLKGNPMVKRFSDHDIYVSDVRKKFPKLVRLDGVDLPPAIGFDVSDEVSLPPNKQWFLIDQGGQTLVRDFLTQYFAIYDSDSRQPLLEAYDETAMLSMASTYLTGDMRNAPENKLNAYISKSRNIMRITERESRRRYLKIGKLQVVSFLSDLPKTKHDLLGFAVDLPVFTPGMIVLTMNGVFRETNVTGNPTRAFHRTFVIVPNSNGGFSITNDMLFVTNTTREQESKAFSSGTPDQPIVPQPAQVVQAPVVPTPQPALHDDNQRMMLNMLGQQTGMNEHWSINCLQETGWDYQRALFIFNQLQSEGKIPAEAFVK